One genomic window of Medicago truncatula cultivar Jemalong A17 chromosome 1, MtrunA17r5.0-ANR, whole genome shotgun sequence includes the following:
- the LOC11440775 gene encoding uncharacterized protein isoform X2, translating into MSREVMASSSAASFDYEILDKDTDVPKTAAVPTNRANPWIEPETLKLQHRIGRGPFGDVWLATLHQSTEDYDEHHEVAAKMLHPIKEDHVKIVLKKFNELYLKCQGVSSVCWLHGISMLNGRICIIMKLYEGSIGDKLARLRNGWISLPDVLRYGIDLAQGILEHHAKGILVLNLKPCNVLINDNDQAILGDVGIPNLLLGSSFVSSDIAQRLGSPNYMAPEQWKPEVRGPMSFETDSWGFGCTIVEMLTGSQPWYGCPVGGIYGSVVEKHEKPHIPSGLPSPIENILSACFEYDMRNRPLMVDVLRAFKRSLNELANDGGGWRYQGNMKVIPKSGSTYYTEWFLSKDQLQVGDMVRSRKPPNSCKAQNMNVPDGTVVGLERTADYGFVLVRVHGIHDPIRIHTSTLERVANGLAAGDWVRVKDEKEKHSPVGILHSINRNDGRASVGFIGLQTLWNGNPSELEMAESFCVGQFVRPKENLLSPRFEWRRKRGGASATGRISWILPNGCLVVKFPGMMSFGNESTTFLADPSEVEVVDFNTCPGMVEKYQHVENHHWAVRPVLVVLGIFTALKLGILVGNKVKRCKRFKAVESKNQYVEGQNTNSPTRIITHGNTTWGVPSVANILFKDGA; encoded by the exons ATGTCTAGAGAAGTCATGGCTTCTTCATCAGCTGCTTCttttgattatgaaattttggataAAGATACCGACGTCCCTAAAACGGCTGCTGTTCCGACCAATCGCGCAAATCCATGGATTGAACCTGAAACATTGAAACTTCAGCACCGAATTGGTCGAGGACCCTTTGGTGATGTTTGGCTTGCAACTCTTCATCAGTCAACTGAAGATTATGATGAGCACCATGAAGTTGCTGCTAAGATGTTACATCCAATCAAAGAGGATCATGTGAAGATTGTATTGaagaaattcaatgaattatACTTGAAGTGCCAAGGAGTTTCTAGTGTTTGCTGGTTACATGGAATTTCAATGTTAAATGGAAGG ATCTGCATCATTATGAAATTGTATGAGGGTTCAATTGGTGACAAGTTGGCTAGACTAAGAAATGGATGGATCTCACTACCTGATGTTTTGAG GTATGGGATCGATCTGGCTCAAGGCATTCTAGAGCATCATGCTAAAGGGATCCTTGTTCTGAACCTTAAACCGTGTAATGTTCTTATCAATGACAACGATCAAGCGATTTTGGGAGATGTTGGTATTCCCAATCTTTTGCTTGGCTCTTCATTCGTTAGCTCAGATATCGCTCAGAGGCTTGGAAGTCCTAATTACATGGCTCCAGAACAATGGAAACCAGAGGTCAGAGGCCCTATGTCATTTGAAACGGATTCATGGGGATTTGGATGCACCATTGTTGAAATGTTGACTGGTAGTCAACCTTGGTATGGATGTCCTGTTGGTGGAATATACGGATCAGTTGTTGAAAAGCATGAAAAACCGCATATCCCAAGTGGCCTTCCTTCTCCCATTGAGAATATCCTAAGTGCATGTTTTGAGTATGATATGAGGAATCGACCTTTAATGGTAGATGTTCTGCGCGCCTTTAAAAG GTCACTGAATGAACTGGCTAATGATGGAGGAGGATGGAGATATCAAGGAAACATGAAAGTAATTCCAAAATCAGGCAGCACTTACTACACCGAGTGGTTCCTCTCAAAGGATCAACTTCAGGTGGGTGACATGGTCCGATCCAGAAAGCCTCCCAACTCATGCAAAGCTCAAAACATGAATGTCCCAGACGGAACTGTCGTTGGCTTAGAACGTACTGCAGATTACGGATTTGTTTTAGTGAGGGTCCACGGTATTCATGACCCTATAAGAATTCATACGTCAACTCTTGAACGCGTCGCAAATGGCCTGGCAGCTGGTGATTGGGTACGCGTGAAAGATGAAAAGGAAAAGCACTCACCGGTGGGAATTCTACATTCCATCAATCGCAATGATGGTAGAGCTTCTGTTGGATTTATTGGGCTGCAAACTCTCTGGAATGGAAACCCTTCAGAACTTGAAATGGCAGAATCATTCTGTGTGGGCCAGTTTGTTAGGCCAAAAGAGAACTTGTTAAGCCCTCGATTCGAATGGCGTCGTAAAAGGGGAGGGGCCTCTGCTACTGGGAGGATTTCATGGATACTACCAAATGGGTGTTTGGTTGTCAAGTTTCCAGGGATGATGAGTTTTGGGAATGAATCAACCACCTTCTTGGCCGATCCTTCCGAGGTTGAAGTTGTTGATTTTAACACTTGTCCTGGGATGGTAGAAAAGTATCAACATGTGGAGAATCATCACTGGGCTGTAAGACCTGTTCTAGTTGTACTTGGCATATTTACAGCTTTGAAACTTGGCATATTAGTTGGAAACAAAGTGAAAAGGTGCAAGAGGTTCAAAGCAGTAGAAAGCAAAAACCAATATGTTGAAGGTCAAAACACAAACAGTCCTACAAGGATTATAACCCATGGCAACACAACATGGGGGGTTCCTTCAGTTGCCAATATCCTTTTTAAAGATGGTGCTTGA
- the LOC11440775 gene encoding uncharacterized protein isoform X1, whose translation MCMHVPKLNGMSREVMASSSAASFDYEILDKDTDVPKTAAVPTNRANPWIEPETLKLQHRIGRGPFGDVWLATLHQSTEDYDEHHEVAAKMLHPIKEDHVKIVLKKFNELYLKCQGVSSVCWLHGISMLNGRICIIMKLYEGSIGDKLARLRNGWISLPDVLRYGIDLAQGILEHHAKGILVLNLKPCNVLINDNDQAILGDVGIPNLLLGSSFVSSDIAQRLGSPNYMAPEQWKPEVRGPMSFETDSWGFGCTIVEMLTGSQPWYGCPVGGIYGSVVEKHEKPHIPSGLPSPIENILSACFEYDMRNRPLMVDVLRAFKRSLNELANDGGGWRYQGNMKVIPKSGSTYYTEWFLSKDQLQVGDMVRSRKPPNSCKAQNMNVPDGTVVGLERTADYGFVLVRVHGIHDPIRIHTSTLERVANGLAAGDWVRVKDEKEKHSPVGILHSINRNDGRASVGFIGLQTLWNGNPSELEMAESFCVGQFVRPKENLLSPRFEWRRKRGGASATGRISWILPNGCLVVKFPGMMSFGNESTTFLADPSEVEVVDFNTCPGMVEKYQHVENHHWAVRPVLVVLGIFTALKLGILVGNKVKRCKRFKAVESKNQYVEGQNTNSPTRIITHGNTTWGVPSVANILFKDGA comes from the exons ATGTGCATGCATGTTCCTAAGCTCAATG GAATGTCTAGAGAAGTCATGGCTTCTTCATCAGCTGCTTCttttgattatgaaattttggataAAGATACCGACGTCCCTAAAACGGCTGCTGTTCCGACCAATCGCGCAAATCCATGGATTGAACCTGAAACATTGAAACTTCAGCACCGAATTGGTCGAGGACCCTTTGGTGATGTTTGGCTTGCAACTCTTCATCAGTCAACTGAAGATTATGATGAGCACCATGAAGTTGCTGCTAAGATGTTACATCCAATCAAAGAGGATCATGTGAAGATTGTATTGaagaaattcaatgaattatACTTGAAGTGCCAAGGAGTTTCTAGTGTTTGCTGGTTACATGGAATTTCAATGTTAAATGGAAGG ATCTGCATCATTATGAAATTGTATGAGGGTTCAATTGGTGACAAGTTGGCTAGACTAAGAAATGGATGGATCTCACTACCTGATGTTTTGAG GTATGGGATCGATCTGGCTCAAGGCATTCTAGAGCATCATGCTAAAGGGATCCTTGTTCTGAACCTTAAACCGTGTAATGTTCTTATCAATGACAACGATCAAGCGATTTTGGGAGATGTTGGTATTCCCAATCTTTTGCTTGGCTCTTCATTCGTTAGCTCAGATATCGCTCAGAGGCTTGGAAGTCCTAATTACATGGCTCCAGAACAATGGAAACCAGAGGTCAGAGGCCCTATGTCATTTGAAACGGATTCATGGGGATTTGGATGCACCATTGTTGAAATGTTGACTGGTAGTCAACCTTGGTATGGATGTCCTGTTGGTGGAATATACGGATCAGTTGTTGAAAAGCATGAAAAACCGCATATCCCAAGTGGCCTTCCTTCTCCCATTGAGAATATCCTAAGTGCATGTTTTGAGTATGATATGAGGAATCGACCTTTAATGGTAGATGTTCTGCGCGCCTTTAAAAG GTCACTGAATGAACTGGCTAATGATGGAGGAGGATGGAGATATCAAGGAAACATGAAAGTAATTCCAAAATCAGGCAGCACTTACTACACCGAGTGGTTCCTCTCAAAGGATCAACTTCAGGTGGGTGACATGGTCCGATCCAGAAAGCCTCCCAACTCATGCAAAGCTCAAAACATGAATGTCCCAGACGGAACTGTCGTTGGCTTAGAACGTACTGCAGATTACGGATTTGTTTTAGTGAGGGTCCACGGTATTCATGACCCTATAAGAATTCATACGTCAACTCTTGAACGCGTCGCAAATGGCCTGGCAGCTGGTGATTGGGTACGCGTGAAAGATGAAAAGGAAAAGCACTCACCGGTGGGAATTCTACATTCCATCAATCGCAATGATGGTAGAGCTTCTGTTGGATTTATTGGGCTGCAAACTCTCTGGAATGGAAACCCTTCAGAACTTGAAATGGCAGAATCATTCTGTGTGGGCCAGTTTGTTAGGCCAAAAGAGAACTTGTTAAGCCCTCGATTCGAATGGCGTCGTAAAAGGGGAGGGGCCTCTGCTACTGGGAGGATTTCATGGATACTACCAAATGGGTGTTTGGTTGTCAAGTTTCCAGGGATGATGAGTTTTGGGAATGAATCAACCACCTTCTTGGCCGATCCTTCCGAGGTTGAAGTTGTTGATTTTAACACTTGTCCTGGGATGGTAGAAAAGTATCAACATGTGGAGAATCATCACTGGGCTGTAAGACCTGTTCTAGTTGTACTTGGCATATTTACAGCTTTGAAACTTGGCATATTAGTTGGAAACAAAGTGAAAAGGTGCAAGAGGTTCAAAGCAGTAGAAAGCAAAAACCAATATGTTGAAGGTCAAAACACAAACAGTCCTACAAGGATTATAACCCATGGCAACACAACATGGGGGGTTCCTTCAGTTGCCAATATCCTTTTTAAAGATGGTGCTTGA
- the LOC11429820 gene encoding centrosome-associated protein CEP250 → MTFSASSLRPTSSPSYSQLLCSLRYNRKLRSQINFVVTQGRKGCWLRNGVTVKSVLNDNRPSFNNYGAPESARLLERLFEQTQKLDNRMIGEEPDLRDFESDLLSALMELKEKEDHLQEVERTVLLENGKLKDAKEELERQEGEIKAAREKYERLEDEMKEAMASLVSQAGQVEELKLRLRDRDSETDGLRDALSLKEEEMEKMKIGLAKKSEEAAYVDSELRQKVQLLSEANEVVKKQEIELQELRSVVQQREEELRLSVAARDVEGEKLKVAEASLEKQAMEWLLTQEELKRLEEEASKHAQERSETLEDFRRVKKLLSDVRSELVSSQQSLASSRYKMQVQEGLLEQQLAELADQRESVMLYMENLKDAQIEVENERTKLSVAEALNKELEQDLSVEKELMKKLQEELKKEKASLEQAVQEMALLQEELDIKSAEFKEKSALLDVKESELVDAKLQIQELKTEKASLQALLEEKDLELSSARKMLVELNQEISDLKMLMNDKETQLIEATNMLREKDEHVKVIQNKLNNTSLKAFEAETVVGRVLDLTNKLVASIKNEDINSSRPLNELGDQLMMPLSEDPTSELSWQQKQLENVLELAKENLKTKEMEVLAAQRALTIKDEELKMTLARLDAKEEELRKAKDMATEDANDHKMVYAMTQERIAEKTMDDLAIEKLQLEAAQLEDEVEAATSTLQKLAEMSQQLLNKAMPSVEADSYTSLMQNNNDINLNLITNINCIDCLAVVKAGVARLSALTEQLVMDAGLAAAS, encoded by the exons ATGACTTTCTCTGCATCTTCGCTTCGTCCTACCTCTTCTCCTTCCTATTCACAG TTGTTGTGCTCTCTTAGGTACAATAGGAAACTTCGTagccaaataaattttgttgtgaCTCAAGGAAGAAAAGGTTGTTGGTTAAGGAATGGTGTTACTGTTAAATCGGTGTTGAATGACAATAGACCTAGTTTTAACAATTATGGAGCGCCGGAATCTGCTAGGCTTCTCGAGAGGTTGTTTGAGCAGACACAGAAGTTGGACAACCGGATGATAGGAGAGGAACCAGATCTTCGTGATTTTGAGTCGGATCTTTTGTCTGCGCTCATGGAATTGAAGGAGAAGGAGGATCATTTACAGGAAGTGGAGAGAACTGTTTTGTTGGAGAATGGAAAGTTGAAGGATGCTAAAGAGGAATTAGAGCGCCAAGAGGGTGAAATTAAGGCTGCTCGCGAGAAGTATGAGAGGCTTGAAGATGAGATGAAGGAGGCAATGGCTAGTTTGGTTTCTCAAGCTGGACAGGTAGAGGAATTGAAGCTCCGGCTTAGAGATCGTGATAGTGAAACTGATGGTTTACGGGATGCGCTGTCTTTGAAGGAAGAAGAGATGGAGAAAATGAAGATTGGTTTGGCTAAGAAGAGTGAAGAAGCTGCTTATGTTGATTCTGAGCTTAGACAAAAGGTTCAGCTTCTGAGTGAAGCAAATGAGGTCGTGAAGAAACAAGAAATTGAGCTTCAAGAACTACGGAGTGTTGTACaacaaagagaagaagaacTACGTCTATCCGTTGCTGCAAGGGATGTTGAAGGAGAAAAACTCAAGGTTGCAGAGGCCTCTTTGGAAAAGCAGGCGATGGAGTGGTTGTTAACACAGGAGGAACTTAAGAGACTAGAAGAGGAGGCTTCAAAGCATGCACAGGAGCGTAGTGAAACGCTAGAGGATTTCAGAAGGGTGAAGAAGCTTCTCAGCGATGTCAGGTCTGAATTAGTTTCGTCTCAGCAATCGCTTGCATCTTCTAGGTACAAAATGCAAGTACAAGAAGGGTTGTTGGAACAGCAGCTGGCTGAACTTGCAGACCAAAGGGAAAGTGTCATGTTGTACATGGAAAATTTGAAAGATGCCCAAATAGAAGTTGAGAATGAAAGAACAAAACTTAGTGTCGCAGAAGCTTTGAATAAAGAACTCGAACAGGATTTGTCCGTAGAGAAGGAGCTCATGAAGAAGTTGCAGGAGGagctgaagaaagaaaaagcttCTTTGGAGCAGGCTGTCCAAGAAATGGCTTTGCTTCAAGAGGAATTAGATATAAAAAGTGCTGAATTTAAGGAAAAAAGTGCCCTTCTTGATGTCAAAGAGTCAGAGCTTGTTGATGCTAAACTACAAATCCAGGAATTGAAAACTGAAAAGGCTTCTCTTCAGGCTCTCTTGGAGGAGAAAGACTTGGAACTTTCCAGTGCTAGGAAGATGCTGGTGGAACTAAACCAGGAAATCTCTGATCTTAAGATGCTTATGAATGACAAAGAAACACAGCTTATTGAAGCAACCAATATGTTAAGGGAGAAAGATGAGCATGTGAAGGTAATCCAAAATAAGTTGAATAATACAAGCCTGAAGGCTTTTGAGGCCGAAACTGTGGTTGGACGAGTTTTAGATCTCACAAACAAACTCGTTGCTTCCATTAAGAATGAAGACATCAATTCATCAAGACCGCTAAATGAATTGGGTGATCAATTAATGATGCCACTTTCGGAGGACCCTACTAGTGAATTGAGTTGGCAACAAAAACAGCTGGAGAATGTGCTCGAGTTGGCCAAGGAAAACTTAAAAACCAAGGAGATGGAAGTTCTTGCTGCACAGAGAGCTCTAACAATTAAAGATGAGGAGCTTAAAATGACTCTTGCAAGATTGGATGCAAAAGAGGAAGAGTTGAGAAAAGCTAAGGACATGGCTACAGAAGATGCTAATGATCATAAAATGGTGTATGCTATGACGCAGGAGAGAATCGCCGAGAAAACTATGGATGACTTGGCAATTGAGAAGCTTCAGCTTGAGGCAGCTCAGCTTGAAGATGAAGTTGAAGCTGCAACTAGCACTCTACAGAAACTTGCAGAAATGAGTCAACAACTTTTGAACAAGGCCATGCCGAGCGTTGAAGCTGATAGCTATACCAGTCTCATGCAAAATAACAATGATATTAACCTCAATTTAATCACAAATATCAATTGCATTGATTGTTTGGCTGTGGTAAAAGCAGGAGTTGCTCGTCTCTCAGCATTGACAGAGCAGCTTGTGATGGATGCAGGTCTTGCTGCTGCAAGCTAG